The following nucleotide sequence is from Labeo rohita strain BAU-BD-2019 chromosome 3, IGBB_LRoh.1.0, whole genome shotgun sequence.
actaataggACCTTGTAAAGTGTTTACACTTATATAGAGGGTTATAAAGATACTGTATGcagtaaatgtaataaatttacagtatactgtacataaACCTTCATCCTTGTCAGAGATTATTACTCTTGTTGTGAAATGTGCATTTAGGAAAACTCACAAGTTTGATGATCCAGAAGTAGAGATCTGAAGGATGAGTAGTCAAGATgaaattttaaactgtaatcaaAAGGCAAAAAGTCAAAGCCAGGAAGAAGGAACACATTAAAACAGAACCAGGATGTAGAGAAAGCTACATGTAGTTAATGCAGGTTCACTGAACCTCCAATCAGGCACTGAGCAGATAATGACAATATTATGTTTTAGGCTGTACTTGGTTTAAGTATTGagatgtgtgaccctggaccacaaaaccagtcataagcagcatgggtattattattataaataattgggatattatgtaaatattatgttatgtaaaagatattttgtacattttctaccatcagtatagcaaaacttaatttttgattagtaatatgcattgctcatgaactttatttggacaactttaatgttGCACTGACGTGATGCTATGGTCTTGGCCTTGACTGCATTTACTCCATCTTGACAATTAATTGTAAATTGGTTATGTAGATGAGAGGCCCTAATTATCTTTGTTAGCTAAGCTGTCATAGTAAGTCAGAAgagtaaatgtatgttttaacatgttgagTGTTTTTCTCAAACTAAGGAGAAAGCACATTCCAGTGAgaagattttaatattttgaagaataatattaaataacaacTTAATAAACCACTCGAAAAAGATATACATTGAAACAGCAGTAGATTCCAGAATCCAGACAATCAAAACTTTAACAGAATACATTGAAATTTATTGCGTTTCTACAAAACTTCTGCTTGCGAATTTGAAGGTTGCCATTGGATCATTTAAAGCAAAGTGACTACACATTTaagattattatcagtgttgaaaacagttgtgctgcttaatattttgtgtacaTTGTTTAAAAGAgttaaggatttttttatgcattcatttatttatttaaatgtaatacttttatacaagaaaaaaaatcaaaaaaatcatacaaaatctcacttttttaaaggggtcatcggatacccctttccacaagttgatatgattcttaagggtcttaatgaaagtttataacatttttttaccttgccaaaatcagctctgcaaaaatcattctgttctggtcgatgttgctttaaatgttaatgagctctgcttgccccgcccctctcttctctctgtgaagtgAGGAGCCTGTGTTTAGCCACTACAATTGCTAACtggcatgttattaggaaagtcTATTGcaaagtttcataaaaaaaaaaaaaaaaccttatattcacttctgctgtaagtgaagctggatcacgaatgatttgcacaaacatagatggatatatatgTAGAACAGgtggcacattcccttcacaaacaaacataatccactgcatcttcagcgactcagatgttgggagtaaatgacgaccactatgttcattattacatccagcaacacaacacctcaatcacttagTAGCCATTCTTGTCTATGTCCCTGTTCCAGCATCCAAACAGTGGTGATCTGACTGTTACTGCTCATTTAAGGTTAAGTAAGATAtccatgtcaatcaactattgtgggtcCGGCTTCTGTCGGTGTGTCTTCACAGAatagatgctgagaatggcttgatttgaaattatttttacagatgaaataaaaaccactgagtggatttttaccattatagggtAGTTGTGTACAAgtaaactttgcatccaatgacccctttaattcatcaaaaaatcttgaAACATTGTTTTAGGGTTTGACACAGTGAACAGTAAACATTCCCCAAGTCAGttccttcttttgtgtttattcTGTTTAGACAGTGTGACATAGttattaattaaacataatcACATTTTCAACAATCAGGATCCATGATCACATTGCAGAGCTCCCTAAACTGGTTATGCTAGTTATCAGAAATATAAACCaaaataatatgtgtgtgtgtgtgtgtgtgtgtatattaggggtggagccgaacccgaatacggtattcggaaaggcacaaatagcgtgttttttacaaatacttatttcgaacaaatacttaaaaaaatatttgtattcgggaacaagaaaaactttatatcaaaaagctgcgtttcctcatgAGACCGCAGTGCATGCCCGCATGAGCGAGTGAGTGAGTGACATTCAGGAGTCGGGGGGGTTGGGGGCAGGGCTCGAAATTGCGACCGTTTTGGTCgcatatgctcccaaaatttaatctgcgcgacctcaaaatatattgggaagcatttgtgcgagtgcgagaaatcgtgtttttatttctttacaaaactttcgctatcctaactactgcccagactgctgtgagctgatacagtgaaaGTTTCGCCGTTCTCTCTAACATTACATAACTAACTACACTTGATCTTtacattcttaactttaatgcagattttagatattagccgtcactgacactgcgctccgctgaaactcggaaccggccgtttttttctctcttaaccaacctctgttccagatttgcacgaactacattgcaattaggggtgtgtgatatgacgatttttgattgtggacaattaaaatgtctccacaatctgcttttgaagaaatatactatattttgtgctgcagcgcacattctgtcagacgcaattctggcgcctccgtctcaatatactgtacaacgcggcacattcacatcaaatgataactccactcacgcaggggcgtaatttccactggggacacacttttcaaaatcccgtttgtgtcccaccacttttaaattgctttgttaaattaatgtcttgtattatagaatgcacgctcagcaccgcagagagtttagcgccatcgttaaaacgaaaccgaaagtaaaacgcgcgcgcgcattcaaaagcaattttaataccccacgttCAGAGCGCGACTCCCCAGTTAACCTTAGCATAGCTTCCCGTCACTCATTAACTTAGTTGAAACTCCTCACATGGATTTGGGCAACCAAATACAAAAGAGTGTGGCTGCTGCTGAGCCATCTCTTGGTCctccaccagccaaaaaaagtgtgtagaagtgtaacgcaaaaaaaactggatttttacgcctattttgaattttactcgaatacaaatacaaatacaaatacttttcccccctcaacaaatacaaatacagatacaaataccggctgctttgcacacccctagtgtatatatatatatatatatgtatgtatatcaACATCAGTGCTTCTCTATTTATGTAAAGATCCAGAATCTAAGGACAGAAGCATACTGAACAGCATACTGAACTTTATAATGATCTTATAATGTCAATAGTACACAAgaatagtacatttttaaaaagataaagaaaacgtaaattaaagaaaaattgttGCACTCCAAATCCAAGCTTTTACGTCAGGTGCATAAAGCCAGGTGAATActtgaaaatgaagaaaaagttGTGCTAGTTGCACACTGAATCTAGTACCAGTTGAAAAAGTCTAGCAAAACATTGCATCATGCAAAAAGTGCTATTAAAACCAGACaaacattctatttgtttttaattcacatgcACCCTGCACTTTTTGCACAATGCactgcaatgcaatgcaaaaaaataaaataaaataaaataaaataaaataaaataaaataaaaacaatctgtGTGCAGCTATCAAAATTTTTGCTCAttgaaaaaagataaaaaatgtcaaaaaagcaataataataatatagctgctcttttttcatatttatcaGAGCATTTATGAGAGCAAGCAGTGTTTAAGAAGTGAGAAAGAGGGAGAAAGGAATGAAACAGAATGCGAGCGAAAGGTGAAATAAGAGGAGGTTTGGCACGCTTCTGAAGATGGAGTTGGATGCTGCATTGAATATAACAAATCCAGGCTGGTTGCTCCCCGTGTAAGACTTGACCCATTCCTGGTACCGAGAGACTCTGGCGAACACGGTGGGAAATGTGGGGTCAGCACACTCCATACCAAAACTCACAATGCCGGACTGAACCCACACGGAGCCTTTCCTACTGACCATTGGACCTCCAGAGTCTCCCTGTATTGACAAACATCCAGCATTTATATCTCGGACAGTATACAGTGAACTGCTATAGACAGAAGCATGCAATAGTCAGTGCACACCTGTGAACCCTCCCCTTTTTCCTGAGATTCTCCTGTATTTTACCATTCTATCCCGATATCATCCCGTTTAAATATTGTCCCGTATTTCTCCCGTATTTTTAAcccttctataaaaaaaaaaaaaaaaaaaaaaaatcacactgggCGCATTTTACACGTTTCCTACATTCGTAAAATATTCCAAGTTGCCAGACCTTGTATGAAACGCATGTAAATTGAGATATAGCTTACACTTCAAATGGGTATGgtttaattgattaaatatcAGCGCTGCAAGTTTCAAAATCAGGTGATGCGCTGCTTTCTTTACTGAGGTTACCAGGGAAACGGCTATATTCCTGGCGAAaggcgccacctgctggcagagaaattattagcatttttcaaTAATTTGCTCTTGTAAATGTGAAGACAAGAAGATAATGAATTATAAAACTCTAGCCTACACTAAGATATTTATTACTAAATTGttactaaattaatataattatttgataataattgtttaaattaatgtaatcaataataataatcatcatcatcatcatcattgaTACTTTTGACTCCACCCCCTGTATTTTGGATCCCAAATGTTAACAGGTATGCAATAGTGTAGCCCTATGTATGTGTCTTtcaaaacactatttatttatttatttatattttcctgAGGCCGGCATAGCTTTTTCAAAAAGTGTCTTTATTTTTGTGACTTAAGTGTGACTCGAGTCTATTCAAGTAAGTGTCAACTTGACCAATCTGGCAAATCAGTCGTATTTATTGTATGTAGCTGACTTATTGTTATGAACAATcttgtaaaaaatattagatgACTAAGCCGTTTATGCAGCAGGCTACAGGTAGTGTATCAAAAAGCAGTCGTTCATGATCAGTTCATGATCAGTGCAGTAAAGACCGGGCTTAATTGAACAACTAGACCTGGCAAGTTTGCAGGTGACAAAACTGGTGAGTAATGTTTTGCAAACTGATTTGGACTAAAAAGGATTAAAAGGAATGACTGATGTCTTACCTGACATGTACCCTTTCCTCCCTGATTTAACAATCCAGCACAAATCATATTGCTTGTGATGCTTATGTTGACTCCTCCATAAGCATTATTACAGTTACTGTCATTCACAACTGGTATCATCACCTCCTGCAGTATAGCAGGAAGTTTGGTGCCTGTGACACAGATCAGAGGACAAagtttatggattttaaaaacatttctaggTCAATTCTTTAGGTTTTATTGTATAACTGGCAAGGAAATGTTCACACACCATTAGGTTGCAGCAGACCCCATCCAGTGACCCAGCTCTCTGTACCTGCAGCAAACACACTACCAGCCGCTGCCAGACAGACCGGCCTAATGTAATCAGAGAAAGTCACAGAGGAGGAGAGCTGGATCAGCGCTATGTCATTGTCAAGATTTGAATAGTCAAAGAGAGGATGACTGATGATTTGACTCGCTGTCCTGTTTGTCTCATAAGGATTGGAGCCGGATTGGTTCAAACGCCCAAAGTACATCACAATGTAAGATGCATTGAACCTGTAAATAGATAAAGTCCTTCTTTATTCCCACTATTATCATTTTACAAATGTATCTTGAGCTTTATTTGGTTTTTAAAAgagtagtttacttccagaacaaaaatgtacagataatttactcacccccttgtcacatttttccttcttcagtcaataagaaattatgtttcttgaggaaaacatttcaggatttctttccatatagtggacttcagtggtgccccctagtttgaactttcaaaatgcagctttaaagggctctaaaattgacaatttatatactttttaacctcaaacacttaaggtctgcatgaactctgtttttCCAGTTCAaaagggtatgttgaaaaactcccatctcgctTTATtccctaacttcaaaatcatcctacattgctgcagaagtacctaccaagtgtttgcaaagtgaatgtgcaaagaagatcaaacaccctttacaaaaaaaaagtgaaacagtttttttgaacctaaaacaaaaaaaaattttttttcaacataccttaactgtattACACAGACTATAacagagaatagacaagacaagcatttgaggtttaaaagtatataaattgtcaatttgttttgaaaattgtttgttttgctagataagatccttcttccttggctgggattgttagAGCCCTGtgatgctgcatttaaactgcattttggaagttcaaacttgggagcaCTATTGAAGTCTGTTCCTCAAGAAACGTTTCTCACTGACCTCAAGaagaaactgaagaaagaaagatgaacatcttggatggcaagggggtgagtaaattatctgtacatttttgttctggaagtgaactaatcgtgtcctaatattgtgttgaaATCCCCTACAACAAGTGTgaatgcatctaaggtcagaaaatattgtaattttctcagaatatagatttatacatcaagtCATTTCTCAATGATTTCAAAACAGTTCAAAGCAGCATTGATCGTaaggtctgtaaacccctcccttccataagcctactcaGAGAGAAGTACTTGAGCAAATCAGTGAGCGCAACCATTTGTGTTGCCAAATCcatggttgtttttgatgttcgCAGGTttaagcaaccccaataacatcatatttcacccctggaatgcaaatttttttAGCAGGGGATCCCTGATAAAAAGCATGTACTTTACACCCCAGAACGTGATTTTTAAAGGGGACCCCCTTCCAAAACGCAATTGtgctagttttaagtagcagttgggtgggttttgttgtgaaaatctgCGATTCCTGACAATAATATAGTGCATCAATccgttcttaaaataatgacataaaaactattttgtttAACACTTATGCAAGTGAATTGTGCCCACAGTTAAAGTTcagctgctaaactgtaaactCTTCACAAGACAATAATGGTGGATATGTTAGCCGAGTGCTAACATGACTAATTTAGTgccttttaaaatgcattttatttttttctaaattttgttttttccatttaaatttttctggattccatttttgtctgttttattttttctcaacttcttttaaatggtaaatttaattttaattgaattaaagagcatgtgcatttaattaaaatcatgaaacttatacaatttcacatcagtttAATAAAGGTTTGTCAAAAAGGacgtttagggccctatgaaaagttttatttttttctcaccatgtattattgttatcaaattctctGTTTTtccatgtctaattatttgaatgcatagttaatttattcaaatttattcttaaaatagccttatgtttattttttttttttttttttaacctcagaaAATCTGTtatgttatgtatttaaaatgttctggttatcagatgaaggcagaaaaaaatgattaaattaatcttttaattattgaaaattaagaaaagttttatttatttatttattcatttattggcaaacaaaggggaatttactattaaaatgaaaacatggaataaatgttgtgtgtttataccctaaaaagtaatgtttgtttcattttagtagtgttaatagtagtaatatatttctggcacaatgtcttcaagttaaaccagacttttattttgtcaacACATTAATCGACACATTCTTATGAAATAGTGGGTTCACAGGGAATTTTTTAAGAAGTAATTCAGTAAGATATCATGATAATATCAtggtttacctggaaacctaaagctgcactaggtatacattacatataagcacaaacagaataaaatctatttttcaaAAACCCATGTGACTTGCTCTTTAAGCTAAACATACCACCGGAAGCAGTGAGCTGCAGATAAAACCCAGTCTTTAGTGATGAGGGTTCCGCCACAGAAATGGCCATAGTCAACGTTCTGAATGGTGAGATGAATGCTGACCTGCCACGGCCAAACGCCTGCTGCCGCATTCTCCCCTCCAACAATCCTGTTGCTGAGAGGGGCTCGACCACATACTAATGAGAGAAAGCAAGCTATGAGATTTCCTTCTTAAAATGCCTCATAGACACAGAAGAAACATTCTGTGAGTTTTGGAGTCATTGTGAAAACTTACCATCTTGCTGGCAGAGCAAACCTGGTGGACAGACAAGGACAGGGACAAGGACAAAGACAAAGTAAGCAGACAGTCATCCAGAAAGAGCTGATAAACTGGTTTGTGCAACTAAACATGCAGTGCCTTTGTGAATTAAATTAGATTAGACTTCTTtgttatttctgaatttttaaaatgggCGTGAACATTTAGTGAGAgtagcaaaatataaaataattgtatattttacagtatattacaaaaatgacagtatttttatagaatttcaCACTGTATATTACaagtattttaacagtttatttCATAAAAGTTTGGacactattcatttttttaaataattacaactaTTCACCACATTTTGGGATAACATTAAAGTCATCAAATCTATAACTAACACAAAGTCACTAAAAGAATTAgattaatgtagtaatcaaaatattatgCAAATTGAAAGTATCTTTCAGCTTAACTGCATGCTGgaatttacattaattaaattcatctactgaaatacataaatacattcatttaaatgcagAATTTGTGTTTATCTGCGAAACCAATTTCAAGCATTTAACCGTGCGTCTTTAGATTCAAAGGATTTTACAGTCATTGAAAACATAAATTGTCAAACGTGCTTTCAAGGTTCTTAGGAGATAAATGGCTTGCCAGTTATTAAACAgttgaaacaaacattataagATGTGCATCTGATTTTGTCAACATGTAGGCTTTTTGTGCTCTTACCTGCTATGTAGAGAATAATGACTCCAGCAACACTCAAAGCGGTGTTGAACTTCATACTTCAGTTCTGCTTTGTGATCTGACTGCTGTTTCTGAACTCTTAGGTTTCCAATGAGATGGAAATCAAGTATCTCCGCATTCATCAAGAGTTCTGTCTCCACCCCACCACTACCTTCATCTCTGATGTATTTCCATAAGTGTCTTTTGCTGGTGTGTTTATCATCATCATTGTGATTATCACAGCTGAAAGCCtttgaaaaaacagcatgaacaacacaaaagaacaaaaaagacATCTCTCTcttcataatttaatttacataagcATCATACATACAtgttagttcattttaaataatgcagttaactaatgttaacaaatggaacttTACTGCATTTATTGCTCTTCATTTAACTTATCCaagtagtgaacacacacaacCGGATAGTTTCCCCAAAGCTGATGATGTGTTGCATTATCAGAAAAGACCTGCTTGTACTTTTATTATTCTAACTTACTTACAAAGGCACCGGCATATGACCAAAAATGTGAGAAAACCAGTATGTACAGTCATCTCTATTTATAGCAGAATGATCAAATATCTTTAAAGAATCTTCTGTTAACACAATTTCAGGCTTGGAGGAATGCAGAGATAATAGAGACAACAAAAATTAACTATATTATGAAGTCAACTTGATTCATTCagcattttatataatacagactgtcaaagcagctttttaGTATTATTCAAACAGGAATATCATGGTTGTTTCCCTCTTCGTCCTGTGGATTTTTCTTTCAGGATAATCTTCCTTCACAAAGACAGATCTGCCTGACTCAGTTTTCAGCTTTGCCAAAACCTGCTCCTGTAATGGTTAGACAGAGAcctcatttataaaatgtgcGTATGGTTCGATCTTAGTGTTTGAACTCTAAAATTTATGCCAATGTTCAGATTTATAGAAGAGGTCTTTGACATGGAAAAGTGTTTAGTGCTCTCCTGcagatgaaaacaaacaaacaaacaaactttaatttaaaacattttgcttgttttactAAAAGTCATTTCCAGTATTCATTATGGTGTaatcttaattttaaagtaGTATTACTAACATTTTTTGAGTATAAAATCAACAGCTGTCTGATGTCTCGTTTGTGCAAACACTGAGGAAAATTGTACTAGGTTGTTGAGTCAGTGATGCTATAGGTGTTAGTGCActtgttgcttttttaaatgcagaacaTAATTACATACAAGATCAAGGAAAAATTCCATGGTTGTATCTTTAACagttaacataataaaaataaatactttaacaatgaacataataaaaattaatatcatGGGTTTGCGTACATCACACAGAAAAACAGTACTATGACAAGGTTAAATATCTTTGAATAATTCAtcataatgcaatttttttttttttttctttttttttttttcttttaaacctGTGGAATGATACAAGTGTTAAGGCACTTTTGCATGTGGATGAAAAACcttacacataaaataaaagtaatgaaCAACATATTCAATAGATAACAATTTTGGGTTTTTgtacttcaaaatatctttactcAGACAGCACACGTTGTTATTAGGTCATAAGTCACACGATAACAGTCCGGTTCGCATTCATACTTAATGAATTCAGGCTATAGAGTACGTACTCGTTAAATAAGTAACTATTGTAATTACCTACGTAGTGAGTATGCAGTTTCGAACACAGCCATTCCCTataggttcccagaacgttcccctaacctgcagggaacgttctatttacgttaagaaaactttcctggctaaccaatagggaaCATTCTATTTATGTTCCTAGAAGGTTCCCTGAAAGTTCTCTgaaggttcccagaacgttctcctAACCTCTTCACTCCGATACCGCTGCCGTATGTCAGCACTCCCGCGTCCCGTAGTAAGCAGACGGACGGATGTGGACCTCAATAATCACTACTACAAaccatgtcttgttttaaactattgtttaatccttacagatatttaaagcacatttagccaccataaaatgacattaaattatcctttaatatcctagatttgttttattcgtTAATATATAAGATTAGAAGTACCATAACccagattttgtttattaaagcaccaaataacactgacttcaacaaaatattggattttaaaaatgtggattttatttttacagacattgaaaacgaatacatttatttgacttagaataatattacattCGTTTCTTACCACTGAATTAACGACGATGTGCTTCTCTCTTTTGGTCAGTACACAAAAACTTCTCCGTTAACATCATGTTCTCTTCAATTGGACGTGTCAAATTTCcctgaaatcacaatatttactctcgtatatatattaattataagtaattattcattaaagcgATCAATCAACGAATGTTAGTCAGTCAGTAAAACGAAATGaccgttaatttttaaattacgcgGGTGCGCGGCTTTCTGTGGAAGGCAGGATTGAGCGCGTGCTAGAGAAGCGCGTGCAGATCAGAGGCGcgcagaaaataaatatacaaacaaacccaGTGTTAATGATATGATTTTCTGACTACGCTTAACCTTGGCTTAATtggaattatattataattataattcgaTTTGACCACTTTGATGTCTACACTTTATTAAACGCTTATTTTAGACatgaaattctgcaaaaaaatagtttgtttatgatgaaaaagaatacattttaacattagaatgatcagGAAGATCTGccaagtttttattagtttacactgatatgacaactaaaaataacctgcagggaacgttctgggaaggttgtttttaggttataaaattaaaccaaaaaataacctgcagggaacgttctgggaacgttccctgtaggttgtaaaaatgcaatctaaaaataacctgcagggaacgttctgggaacgttccctgtaggttgtaaaaatgcaatctgAAAATAACCTACAGAGAACGTTCCGGGAACGTTCTCTGTaggttctaaaaataaaacctaaaaattacctgcagggaacgttctgggaaggttctttttaggttataaatttaaaccaaaaaataacctgcagggaacgttctgggaacgttccctgtaggttattaaaaagagaacctacagggaacgttcctagaacgttctcatttggttcccaaaaaaataaccaaacgggAACCATAGGGGAacgttaggggaacgttctgtgTATGCTGGGATGGCGGCCCATGCTTATTATAAAAGTGTTCAAACTTCCAGATACATTTCCTTGCACATTTTTAcagaatcagaatatcagatatttcataatacagtaaGCAAGTCTGTGATTATTGATAATAGAAAAAGGAAAACGATctaaaagtgatttagtcatacagcgctattgtGGCTGCATTAGGTCCAGTGTttgggagtaactagttacatgtagcGGAATTACGTAATGTAATtccaaaataaatgagaaaaaatatgtaattaatttacagttacttttgaaaaatgccagtgattacaaaggggattacatctgatttttttcacacacccacccccacttacagattcagttgacttcttttaaattgcattgactgctctaaaatgagacaccaatgtttcaggagttcaggacacagaacaggacacatgcttattcaataacggttttatttcctatttaggtttatgcataaactttattttttaagatagtTTTTTCTAAGCGTTAgcattttctgtcataactatgcaaacatttgatttcaaacgcAGTATCATAtctattaaattatttcttgTAACTAAGAGCtattaagtctgaatttggGGTGTCGGTGCCAAAAGCCTTGTGGTTAGCACGCTGACATTTCGCCAGCCACCCGAGTTCAATTCCCATCTTGAGGCCCTTtaccgatcccgctcccctctcttcTCCCATCTCTCTACaatcctatcacaataaaaggcataaaaagcccaaaataagtaaaaaaaaaaatatatatatatatagtctgaatttgtgttggctatgctttaaattatattattacatggctctg
It contains:
- the LOC127162884 gene encoding trypsin — protein: MKFNTALSVAGVIILYIAGLLCQQDVCGRAPLSNRIVGGENAAAGVWPWQVSIHLTIQNVDYGHFCGGTLITKDWVLSAAHCFRWFNASYIVMYFGRLNQSGSNPYETNRTASQIISHPLFDYSNLDNDIALIQLSSSVTFSDYIRPVCLAAAGSVFAAGTESWVTGWGLLQPNGTKLPAILQEVMIPVVNDSNCNNAYGGVNISITSNMICAGLLNQGGKGTCQGDSGGPMVSRKGSVWVQSGIVSFGMECADPTFPTVFARVSRYQEWVKSYTGSNQPGFVIFNAASNSIFRSVPNLLLFHLSLAFCFIPFSLFLTS